One Pelobates fuscus isolate aPelFus1 chromosome 8, aPelFus1.pri, whole genome shotgun sequence genomic window carries:
- the ARHGDIG gene encoding rho GDP-dissociation inhibitor 3 isoform X2, with product MADKEEIKPVEEEHEDELDLNYKAPEKKSLQEIQELDKDDESLIKYKQALLGNLPAVVDPHVSNVQVMRLTLVCNEAPGPITMDLTGDVVALKNTSFVLKEGVSYSVKITFKVNHEIVCGLKYVQYTYRKSIKVDKEIHMVGSYGPRIEAYEFLTPLEEAPKGMLVRGTYHMKSCFTDDDKSDHLSWEWNLNIKKDWKD from the exons ATGGCCGACAAGGAGGAAATTAAACCCGTGGAGGAGGAGCATGAAGATGAATTAGATTTGAATTACAAAGCTCCAGAAAAGAAATCTCTGCAGGAGATTCAAGAGCTCGACAAAGATGATGAGAGTTTGATCAAATACAAGCAGGCCTTGCTGGGCAACTTACCTGCAGTAGTTG ATCCCCATGTGTCTAATGTTCAAGTGATGCGTCTGACCTTGGTCTGCAATGAGGCACCCGGACCAATCACCATGGATTTAACTG GTGATGTGGTTGCCCTGAAGAACACATCGTTTGTACTTAAAGAGGGTGTGAGCtacagtgtaaaaataacatttaag GTGAATCATGAAATAGTTTGTGGCTTAAAATATGTCCAGTATACGTACAGGAAGTCAATAAAAG TTGATAAAGAGATACACATGGTGGGCAGCTATGGACCACGGATTGAAGCATATGAATTCCTAACACCACTGGAAGAGGCTCCCAAAGGCATGCTGGTTAGAGGCACATACCACATGAAGTCCTGTTTCACAGACGATGACAAATCAGACCACCTGTCTTGGGAATGGAACCTCAATATAAAAAAAGATTGGAAAGACTAA